The following are from one region of the Poecilia reticulata strain Guanapo linkage group LG7, Guppy_female_1.0+MT, whole genome shotgun sequence genome:
- the map3k12 gene encoding mitogen-activated protein kinase kinase kinase 12 has protein sequence MSGTCIHEPRAPSPSLSGFSTPISEPPYRRLDGDTPACTPETDLTPTQCVLRNVLSIEPTVHGAPGGSSPSPSDGCTAHFDNSVLKLHEHEACQCGGSGGAEAGHSPEAGAVRSQSENNRLQSGSGGFLEGLFGCLKPVWTMIGKAYSTEHKHNQEESWEVPFEEISDLQWVGSGAQGAVFLGKLHGEEVAVKKVRDIKETEIKHLRKLKHPNIITFKGVCTQAPCYCILMEYCAQGQLYEVLRAGRKITPSLLVDWSMGIAGGMNYLHLHKIIHRDLKSPNMLITHDDMVKISDFGTSKELNDKSTKMSFAGTVAWMAPEVIRNEPVSEKVDIWSFGVVLWEMLTGEIPYKDVDSSAIIWGVGNNSLQLPVPESCPDGFKILLRQCWNCKPRNRPSFRQILLHLDIASADVLSTPQETYFKSQAEWREEVKQHFEKIKSEGTCLHRLDEELINRRREELRHALDIREHYERKLERANNLYMELSAVMLQLELKEKELQRREQSLDKKYPGLFKHHSSRQSSSSNSMDKLIKKRNVPQKLPSGKRPDILKSEVILPKMESSVMQVTIPACPNRSSTSPSRCRRVKTRHRKPGKGSSGDLAGLKANQSSSNRETSAQANNAAATNNSKQLLEPAAALLGLSHEQQQRQLSSSSPDLICTTLEAEGQRKREPSASGLERGGSLSASAGLGGSEGGVGGLDDLTETPPRSDTPSEDAASFPFSSSPDSPCGRGAAGRGSLGSPRLPLDGDDKDEGASAVRIPRGASGGIGTQHLTPSAILYRAAITRKQRRGVSSEEEEGEVDSEVELPRRRRPTSITKCQSVSTFSSENLSVSDGEEGHTTDHSHSGTPDVVSTNTDDRLDDRSDDLLSQGSEIPADNTDPAQASDGLSERDGAPGQSKAQLDTGQNPNENRALCDDSDCDSAELDQSGSGEPSRPPSAGAWVSPSQPNQGSPQMPHTGHPP, from the exons ATGAGTGGGACCTGTATCCATGAGCCCCGCGCCCCTTCCCCTTCCCTGTCAGGCTTCAGCACCCCCATTTCAGAACCCCCCTATCGGAGACTCGATGGAGACACCCCTGCCTGCACCCCCGAGACGGACCTAACCCCCACACAGTGTGTGCTTCGTAACGTACTGTCCATTGAACCCACCGTGCACGGGGCGCCAGGCGGCAGCAGCCCGAGCCCCAGCGATGGATGCACAGCCCACTTCGACAACAGCGTGCTAAAACTCCATGAACATGAGGCCTGCCAGTGTGGCGGCAGCGGCGGGGCTGAGGCGGGCCACAGTCCGGAGGCTGGAGCTGTCCGGAGCCAGTCGGAGAACAATAGGCTCCAGTCAGGCAGTGGAGGATTTTTGGAGGGACTATTTGGCTGCCTGAAACCAGTCTGGACCATGATTGGAAAAGCTTACTCCACTGAACACAAACATAACCAGGAAG AGTCCTGGGAGGTTCCTTTTGAGGAAATTTCTGACCTGCAGTGGGTGGGCAGCGGGGCGCAGGGGGCCGTCTTCCTCGGGAAGCTGCACGGAGAAGAAGTGGCTGTAAAGAAAGTGCGGGACATAAAAGAGACCGAGATCAAACACCTGCGCAAACTCAAGCACCCAAATATCATCACTTTCAA AGGTGTGTGCACCCAGGCTCCGTGTTATTGTATCCTGATGGAGTACTGCGCTCAAGGCCAGCTGTATGAGGTGCTGAGAGCGGGCCGTAAAATCACCCCCTCCCTCCTGGTTGACTGGTCCATGGGCATCGCAGGCGGCATGAACTACTTACACCTCCACAAAATCATACACCGAGACCTGAAATCTCCAAA CATGCTGATCACACATGACGACATGGTGAAGATTTCTGACTTTGGCACCTCGAAGGAGCTCAATGACAAGAGCACCAAGATGTCATTCGCCGGCACTGTAGCCTGGATGGCTCCTGAAGTCATTCGGAACGAACCAGTGTCAGAAAAAGTGGATATTTG GTCCTTCGGAGTGGTGCTGTGGGAGATGCTAACTGGGGAGATTCCCTACAAAGATGTCGACTCTTCTGCCATCATCTGGGGCGTGGGAAACAACAGCCTGCAGCTGCCTGTCCCTGAGAGCTGCCCTGACGGCTTCAAGATCCTCCTCAGACAGTGCTG GAACTGTAAGCCCAGAAATAGGCCCTCTTTCCGACAGATCCTCCTTCATCTGGATATAGCCTCAGCTGATGTTCTCTCCACCCCACAGGAAACGTACTTTAAGTCTCAG GCTGAATGGAGAGAGGAGGTGAAACAGCACTTTGAGAAGATTAAATCTGAGGGCACTTGTCTTCATCGGCTCGACGAGGAACTGATTAACCGCCGCAGGGAGGAGCTTAG gCATGCTTTGGACATTCGTGAACACTATGAGAGAAAACTAGAGAGGGCCAATAACCTTTACATGGAGCTCAGTGCTGtgatgctgcagctggagctTAAAGAGAAAGAATTGCAGAg GAGAGAGCAGTCTTTGGATAAAAAGTATCCGGGTTTGTTCAAGCACCACAGCTCACGACAGAGCAGCTCTTCCAACTCCATGGACAAGCtcatcaaaaaaagaaatgtcccACAGAAACTGCCCTCCGGAAAGAG GCCAGACATCCTGAAGTCTGAGGTAATCCTTCCCAAAATGGAATCCTCTGTGATGCAAGTCACGATCCCCGCCTGCCCCAACAGGAGCTCCACTTCTCCCAGCCGGTGTCGGAGAGTAAAAACCCGCCATCGCAAGCCCGGTAAGGGCAGCAGCGGGGACCTAGCTGGTCTCAAAGCAAACCAGTCCTCCTCCAACAGGGAGACGTCAGCGCAGGCTAACAATGCTGCCGCCACCAACAACTCCAAGCAGCTCCTGGAGCCGGCGGCGGCCCTGCTGGGTCTCAGCcacgagcagcagcagaggcagctGTCCTCCTCCAGCCCAGACCTCATCTGCACCACGCTGGAGGCGGAGGGCCAGAGGAAAAGGGAGCCCTCGGCCAGCGGGCTGGAGAGAGGGGGCAGCCTCAGCGCCTCGGCCGGGTTAGGGGGGTCAGAGGGCGGGGTTGGGGGCCTGGATGACCTGACAGAAACGCCTCCACGCAGCGACACTCCCAGCGAGGACGCTGCGTCGTTCCCGTTCTCCAGCAGCCCAGATTCGCCATGTGGGAGAGGGGCAGCTGGAAGAGGATCGCTGGGAtctcctcgtcttcctcttgACGGCGACGACAAGGATGAAGGAGCCAGCGCCGTGAGGATACCTCGGGGGGCTTCCGGGGGGATCGGGACTCAGCACCTGACACCTTCAGCCATTTTGTACAGGGCAGCTATCACACGCAAGCAG AGGCGTGGGGTGTCATCcgaagaggaggagggtgaAGTTGACAGTGAGGTTGAGTTGCCACGGAGACG CCGTCCGACCAGCATCACCAAGTGCCAGTCGGTTTCCACCTTCAGCTCAGAAAACCTCTCGGTGTCAGACGGCGAGGAGGGCCACACCACTGACCACTCTCACAGCGGCACGCCCGACGTCGTCAGCACGAACACGGACGACAGGTTGGATGACCGCAGCGATGACCTCCTCTCCCAGGGGTCAGAGATCCCGGCAGACAACACCGATCCTGCACAGGCGTCTGACGGCCTGTCGGAGAGGGATGGCGCTCCGGGCCAGAGCAAAGCTCAGCTGGACACCGGGCAGAATCCTAATGAG